The following proteins are co-located in the Patescibacteria group bacterium genome:
- a CDS encoding methyltransferase domain-containing protein, with translation MGGSAFLNPEQLMDAGGVRFGHHVADIGTGRTGHLVFPLAGRVGEEGRVYAVDIDPECVQMVESLRRTRGTQNIHPVWGDAEAQGSLAIPEESLDVAFLVNALWSMKQPVEVAQELGRLMKDSGRIFVMDWRQNALHPLAPLDEYRQHPELVDVSFAEADWYPAYEVRITPHHWARAYERL, from the coding sequence ATGGGGGGAAGTGCTTTTCTTAATCCGGAACAGCTCATGGACGCAGGTGGCGTTCGTTTTGGGCATCACGTGGCGGATATTGGTACCGGGCGCACTGGCCACCTCGTTTTTCCTCTCGCTGGGCGAGTTGGTGAAGAGGGCAGGGTCTATGCAGTCGACATTGATCCCGAGTGTGTACAGATGGTGGAAAGTCTCCGCCGAACACGGGGAACGCAAAACATTCATCCGGTGTGGGGTGATGCAGAAGCGCAGGGATCGCTGGCTATTCCTGAGGAATCACTCGACGTTGCATTCCTTGTGAATGCGCTTTGGTCCATGAAACAGCCGGTGGAAGTTGCTCAAGAACTCGGTCGCCTGATGAAAGATAGCGGTCGCATCTTTGTGATGGACTGGCGTCAGAATGCGCTGCACCCCTTGGCTCCGCTCGATGAATATCGACAGCATCCGGAGCTCGTAGATGTGTCTTTTGCAGAAGCAGATTGGTATCCCGCATATGAGGTCCGAATCACCCCGCATCATTGGGCTCGGGCGTACGAGCGACTGTAG
- a CDS encoding thioredoxin domain-containing protein, translated as MDKQIVMKKVGVIVAWAVGIVAMLGILVLVATLQDNTKTGAQLTSEILSTDHVAGKLDSKVTVLEYSDFQCPACGLYAPIVEKLMAEYTDQVRFVYRHFPIYSKHPNAETAARAAEAAGQQNKFFEYAEILFSKQQEWSDIQDPRNKFKEYASSLGLKVDEFEKYMNSSESKSAVTKDYQGGLKAGINGTPTFFLNGSSIDSPNGYAAFKKVIDDALAASTVVASPDPTQATDTSSQ; from the coding sequence ATGGACAAACAAATTGTGATGAAGAAGGTAGGGGTAATTGTGGCCTGGGCGGTAGGGATTGTGGCGATGCTTGGCATACTTGTTCTAGTGGCAACGCTCCAGGACAACACAAAAACTGGCGCCCAATTAACAAGCGAGATCCTCTCCACTGACCATGTGGCGGGCAAGCTGGACTCTAAGGTCACCGTCCTTGAGTATTCAGATTTCCAGTGCCCGGCCTGCGGCCTGTACGCACCGATCGTTGAAAAGCTCATGGCGGAATATACGGATCAGGTTCGTTTCGTTTATCGCCACTTCCCCATTTACAGCAAGCATCCAAACGCAGAAACAGCTGCTCGAGCTGCTGAAGCCGCCGGCCAGCAAAACAAGTTCTTTGAATACGCGGAGATCCTGTTCAGCAAACAACAAGAGTGGTCTGACATTCAAGATCCCCGCAATAAGTTCAAAGAATACGCTTCGTCCCTCGGTCTGAAAGTCGATGAATTTGAGAAGTACATGAACAGCAGCGAGAGCAAGTCGGCCGTGACTAAGGATTACCAAGGGGGCCTTAAGGCTGGGATCAACGGCACGCCTACTTTCTTCCTGAATGGCAGTTCAATCGACAGTCCCAACGGTTACGCAGCGTTTAAGAAGGTGATCGATGACGCGCTCGCGGCAAGTACGGTCGTGGCTAGCCCCGACCCTACTCAAGCCACTGATACTTCTTCACAATAG